The genomic window ATGTCAActtcctccttctctctctcatctcccaACTTTCTTCTTCATTCTCCGTCCCACCGCCGTGCCGGGCATAGCCCGGATCCTActccctctccgcctcctccctgaCATGACAACCCATCCTCCGCGCCAGTAGCCCAACATCGCCAAGGCTCGACCTCTCCTACCCCAGGCACCTCTCCGTCTCGCGAAAGTGCCGCCTTGGGCCTACCTCGCTACCTTCTACTCTATCCCAAGACAATGCAACGCCAGGCTCGCCCCGTCACCTCCTACTTCATCCCACGACAACGCTGCGTTGGGCCCGTCCCACCACCTCTTCGGCGGATTGGTATGCGAGGTTCTGAGATTGGTGGTGCTTGTCTGGTCATGCATCAAAAGCTGCCGCCGTGGCATGACAAGGAGCGGGATGGCTTGCTGGGATGAGAGATGAGCAGGACGAAGGTTATTACCATTAGCAATCTAGATCCGATGGAGGAGTTCCCGCTGGTGACACCGACGCTCAGTTTTTGGGAGTTCTAGCATCTTGGCACGTTCCGGGGAGTGAGCCCCTTCTCCCCGCTGTTCGACACCGATAGCAGCGTCACTACCTTCACTCCCCCTCGTGCCTGCCGACGAGGACAACATAGATGGGGTGGAGATGCCCAATCATGGCGGTGGCCTCGAGTTGAGCCCCATGCACCGCGACTAGTGCACCCCTCTCCCTGTATCCCATTGGCCCGCCGCCCAGGAGGctgagaagagaggaaagggggaaagaggaaaagaaagctaggaggggagaggaggatgatgctaacatgtggggcccaggATGATTTAGCCAGCATGTTAGCCAGCCTATGACCTCGGGTACATCGTTATTGTAAGTTGAGAGACATGCTATATTTGGTATTGCAGTTTAaagatgaaattcaaattcgagGTTAAgatgagggacctaaagtgaacttatttcgtGGGAGGGCTGGAAGTGAAGAAGACTCGTGTGGATGATGGGCTGATGGGCCGGCCAAATGGATGGAACATTTGGGTAGGGGGGCATTTTCGTTCaaagtttatatttgtaaaagaaaaaccTCTAGTCCCTCGAAGGGgtgaaaaatggaaaataaatcCAGTTTATGAGTTTAATCCATTTCCATATGAGAAATGAAAAGGACAAATTCAGACATGAATAGTAGCAATACTATTCATATGCtgatcttttttatatctcaatTTGTGAGTTGAATtttgacttaatttttttaagtagtttaCGTATATGCtatgaatgttgtcaatttttttagaatttttaacaactATTTGGATGAACAGTGTTATCTTTAAATGATGAGGGAAATATAGGTTAACTTTCTCCATTGCAGTGTTGACCACAGGTACTATTTCACTGCTAATGTTAGGTGGCATGACAGCATCAGAAGGGACTTGAATAATGGCATGATCATTGCGAATGACCATCCAACCCTAATTTCTTGGACCAAAAAAACAGCTAATTTAGCGCCCACATGTAGATAAACAAAAGCTTAACCGGGCCACAAACTACTCACTGCCAACGCTCATGCTGCACGCTTAATGTATTATAGCCATGCGAAGAAGTTTCAGTCGATCAGAAACACTCAAGTGGGCATATTCAGATTCTTCAGCAATCCATCTGTAAATTCATTCAAAAAACTAAATCAATGTCCTTTCCAGTCTGGTCTTGTGTTTGAATTAATGTCATGCTCTGATCATATCATGCAACCCCATatatggatggatcgatcgggAGCTCGTAGTAATCATGCGTGATCTGATGAATATTTTATGGATGCAATGCATAATTTGCCGTTTTGTTCAGCAACAGTGTCACACTGTCACTGTCCTTGGCTAGATCCAGACTCCAGCGTTGCTTGCTGCAAGCTGCTCCTCTTGAATGTGAGTGAGAGTTCGTCAGAAGATGACAGAATTCGGGGTTAATTTCAGTTGGTTTTTACTGACGACGTGCtacggccgagtttagttccaaaatttttcttcaaacttccaacttttccatcacatcaaaactttcctacacacacaaacttctaacttttccattgtatcgttccaatttcaactaaacttccaattttggcatgaactaaacacaccaatTGATCTACCAATGCTGATTCTTAGTACAGTTCAGTGTTAATCATGTGCAAAGTAAAGGAATTTGGCCAATTTTGTTCCGTGTTTGAAACATTTTTCTGATCAATCTGCATCTCTCTGGGGCTGGTGAGCATGCGAAAAACGAAGAGACATGCATGGCCCAGAGTGACAGAACAAGTTTCAACTTTGCGAACCAAActaattttccttttctttttgagcAATTctaaaccttttctttttaatttccaCGTTCTTATCGCCATCGACTCTACCTTATTAGTTCAATTATGCATggaaaatcatggctgcacttaaaatggaacggagggagtactttattaGTTCAATTTTTAATTGAATTTACACACCATTTAATctattcatgaatcatgatagGTTTCACTATATATTACTGCCAAAGTGGATCAGACTGACAAGCAACAAGCAGCTGCAGCTTAACTCGCACGTGTGGAATTAGGGAGCTAGCTAGAGCTCGAGCTGATCGGCAATGGCGGGCTCCGACCACCACCCCGGCGGCCGGGACGGCGCGCCGCTGGTGTTCGACGAGCTCCGGTGGGTGATCCAGATCCGGCGCTCCCTccaggaggacggcggcgacgacgacgacgacaacggcaTCCCGGTGTCCGTGTTCAACGTGCCCAAGCAGCTGCAGGCGCACAAGCCGGAGGCGTACGTGCCGCAGTTCATCGCGCTGGGGCCGTACCACCATTGGCGGCCGGAGCTGTACGAGATGGAGCGGtacaagctcgccgccgcgcggcgcgcccaGAGGCACCTCCGCGAGGGCGTCAAGCTCGAGCACCTCGTCGAACAGTTCGCGCGCGCGGAGCGCAAGGTCAGGGCGCACTACCACCGCTACCTCGACTTCAGCGGCGAGACGCTGGCGTGGATGATGGTCGTCGACGGCGCGTTCCTGCTCGAGTTCTTGCAGAtcttcgccgccgcggaggccgccgccggcggcggcggagggaagcCGGAGCTGAGGAGGGTGTCGTCGAGGATGGCGCACCTGGTGGACTTCGCCGGGAGGAAGTCGGCGCACAACCTCATCCTCCGCGACATGCTCATGCTCGAGAACCAGATcccgctcttcctcctccgcaagctcctcgaGCCGCAGTGCtcgtcggcggaggaggccggcgagctgcTCGGGCGGATGGTCACCGGCCTCATGAAGGAGCTCTGCCCCTTCAAGATGATGGACAACTTCCCGGCCATCGACGTCGCCAAGCACGCCCACCTCCTCGAGCTCCTCTACCACCTGCTCGTCCCGAAGCCatccgacgacgccgccgccgccgccgacggccacGACGAGGGCTACGACATCGAGGAGCAgccggtggacggcggcggcgaggagaagcAGCAATCCGCCGGTTGCGAGTACGTGAAGCAGCTGCTCGCCGCGG from Oryza glaberrima chromosome 6, OglaRS2, whole genome shotgun sequence includes these protein-coding regions:
- the LOC127777332 gene encoding putative UPF0481 protein At3g02645; the protein is MAGSDHHPGGRDGAPLVFDELRWVIQIRRSLQEDGGDDDDDNGIPVSVFNVPKQLQAHKPEAYVPQFIALGPYHHWRPELYEMERYKLAAARRAQRHLREGVKLEHLVEQFARAERKVRAHYHRYLDFSGETLAWMMVVDGAFLLEFLQIFAAAEAAAGGGGGKPELRRVSSRMAHLVDFAGRKSAHNLILRDMLMLENQIPLFLLRKLLEPQCSSAEEAGELLGRMVTGLMKELCPFKMMDNFPAIDVAKHAHLLELLYHLLVPKPSDDAAAAADGHDEGYDIEEQPVDGGGEEKQQSAGCEYVKQLLAAVWGIVSSLKSGPMQYVAKPISFAVKAPWKMLTVVPGFSAMKHPVESFFMSGGGGDPSSSSTAAGQDHHHAISRPPLIEEIMIPSVTELAAAGVQFAPTNGDATTVSFDAKTATLHLPVVTLDGSTTEVVLRNLVAYEASAATGPLVLARYTELMNGIIDTGEDVAALRRRGVVLNRMKSDGEAARLWNGMSRSVRLTKVAAMDAAVEGVNRYHGARWRVKARRFMRRYVFGSWQLLTFLAAVLMLLLTTLQAFCSVYTCSRWFGAVAVAPPP